Proteins encoded within one genomic window of Halodesulfurarchaeum formicicum:
- a CDS encoding ABC transporter permease: protein MAVDFDLDRTEGIDAGWSGSHAWLGSSRLRRGLGGTVLFLGFWWLVAQPQPAYLLPTPVEVGQALVTELASGAAFVYLGQSLLHYVPGVVLGVLAGSGVGVAAGWNQVFDDASAPVIRVLRPIPPLAWIVFAIMWFGFGHLGAAFIVFIGAFWIAFYNAYSGVEDASTELMEAATTLGVDSDWRLLKRVVLPDATPALFTGLRTSVGQSWMMVIAAELFGAPGVGYEIITSANNLAMPRSIAYMLVISAVFLLSDWAVRSLEGRALAWRQ, encoded by the coding sequence ATGGCAGTCGACTTCGACCTCGACCGCACCGAAGGGATCGACGCCGGGTGGTCAGGGAGCCACGCGTGGCTCGGGAGCTCCCGGCTCCGCCGAGGCCTGGGTGGGACCGTCCTCTTTCTCGGCTTCTGGTGGCTCGTGGCCCAGCCCCAGCCGGCCTACCTGCTCCCGACGCCGGTCGAGGTCGGCCAGGCGCTCGTGACCGAACTCGCCAGTGGGGCCGCGTTCGTCTATCTCGGGCAGAGCCTGCTCCATTACGTCCCGGGGGTCGTTCTCGGCGTGCTCGCCGGGAGCGGCGTGGGCGTGGCTGCCGGCTGGAACCAGGTCTTCGACGACGCGTCGGCCCCCGTCATCCGGGTGTTGCGACCCATCCCGCCGCTGGCCTGGATCGTCTTTGCCATCATGTGGTTCGGCTTCGGCCATCTGGGGGCGGCCTTTATCGTCTTCATCGGGGCGTTCTGGATCGCCTTCTACAACGCCTACAGCGGCGTGGAAGACGCCTCGACGGAGCTGATGGAGGCCGCCACGACGTTGGGCGTGGACTCGGACTGGCGGCTGCTCAAGCGGGTCGTCCTCCCCGATGCCACCCCCGCCCTCTTCACCGGGCTCCGGACGAGCGTGGGGCAGAGCTGGATGATGGTGATCGCCGCCGAACTCTTCGGTGCGCCGGGAGTCGGCTACGAGATCATCACGAGCGCCAACAACCTCGCCATGCCGCGGAGCATCGCCTATATGCTGGTCATCAGCGCGGTCTTTCTCCTCTCGGACTGGGCGGTTCGAAGCCTGGAGGGGCGGGCACTCGCGTGGCGACAATGA
- a CDS encoding ABC transporter ATP-binding protein, which yields MTANHPSPGTIRFDRVEKTYQTTDGGYTTAVADVSLTVEPGELLTVVGPSGCGKTTLIRLVAGLEAPTAGRVQVDGTDVPGPAPERPVVFQEPRLFPWLTARENVAFGLRETDHTEAKIRQRAAEQLKSVGLGDAGGAYPTELSGGMKQRVGLARALAVQPPVLLMDEPFGSVDAHTSRDLQDDLLSVWSRTERTVLFVTHDIGEAVYLGDRVVVMGTDPGHIRETVTVDVARPRDRTDPALADYRERILELIDGN from the coding sequence ATGACCGCAAATCACCCCAGCCCCGGAACGATCCGCTTCGACCGCGTCGAGAAGACCTACCAGACTACAGATGGCGGCTATACGACTGCAGTGGCTGACGTGTCACTCACAGTCGAGCCGGGAGAGTTACTGACGGTCGTCGGGCCCTCCGGCTGTGGCAAGACCACGCTGATCCGGCTGGTTGCGGGGCTAGAGGCCCCGACTGCGGGCCGCGTTCAGGTCGATGGCACGGACGTCCCCGGGCCAGCCCCGGAGCGACCCGTCGTCTTCCAGGAGCCCCGGCTCTTTCCCTGGCTCACCGCCCGGGAGAACGTCGCGTTCGGCCTGCGAGAGACAGATCACACCGAGGCGAAGATACGACAGCGGGCGGCCGAACAGCTGAAATCGGTGGGCCTCGGGGACGCCGGTGGGGCCTACCCGACGGAACTCTCCGGCGGGATGAAACAGCGAGTGGGGCTGGCCCGAGCGCTCGCCGTGCAACCGCCGGTACTGCTGATGGACGAACCGTTCGGGAGTGTCGACGCTCACACCAGCCGGGATCTCCAGGACGACCTGTTGTCAGTCTGGAGTCGGACGGAGCGGACGGTCCTCTTTGTCACCCACGACATCGGCGAGGCGGTCTACCTGGGCGACCGGGTGGTCGTGATGGGGACGGACCCGGGCCACATTCGTGAAACCGTCACCGTCGACGTGGCCCGCCCCCGGGACCGAACCGACCCCGCGCTCGCCGACTATCGCGAGCGGATCCTCGAACTGATCGACGGTAACTAA
- a CDS encoding cupin domain-containing protein, which yields MDHVSRNTVETAEPVDGVQLTLLAAGERMSVQHFQIEPGATVPEHSHPHEQVGYLVAGELTFLIEGEEIVVSEGDSYSLASEEPHGVENRGDTVVEGIDVFSPPRTDPDWA from the coding sequence ATGGATCACGTCTCCCGCAACACAGTCGAGACCGCCGAACCGGTCGATGGCGTTCAGCTGACACTGCTTGCCGCTGGCGAGCGCATGAGCGTCCAGCACTTTCAGATCGAACCGGGCGCGACCGTCCCGGAGCACAGCCATCCCCACGAACAGGTCGGCTACCTCGTGGCCGGGGAGCTGACCTTCCTGATCGAGGGCGAGGAAATCGTCGTGAGTGAGGGAGACTCCTACAGTCTTGCGAGCGAGGAACCACACGGCGTCGAAAACCGAGGCGACACCGTCGTCGAGGGCATCGACGTGTTCAGCCCGCCACGGACCGATCCCGACTGGGCCTGA
- the icd gene encoding isocitrate dehydrogenase (NADP(+)), which yields MSYDHVDVPADGERVTYDADADELDVPENPIVPILYGDGIGVDVAPAAKQVLQAAAEATGRHVEWMRVYAGETAREMYDENLPAETVEAIREFRVALKGPLTTPVGAGFRSLNVALRQKLDLFANVRPTYYLDGVPSPVKAPEQMDMVTFRENTEDVYAGIEWEAGTPEVEQVRTFLEEEMDAEGIHDGPVGIGIKPITEFGTKRLVREAIDYALANDRDSVTLVHKGNIMKYTEGQFRDWGYEVAEEEYGEDVITEDTLWEERDGEQPEDALVVNDRIADNMLQQLLTRTEEYDVLAMPNLNGDYLSDAAGAQIGGLGIAPGANFGQGRVLAEPVHGSAPKYAGQDKVNPAAMILSGRLLFEYLGWEDAASLIGEAVEQTIASKYVTYDLHRQIEGGEKASTSEFAQRVAATIDELA from the coding sequence ATGAGCTACGATCACGTGGACGTGCCCGCGGACGGCGAGCGGGTGACTTACGACGCGGACGCTGACGAACTCGACGTGCCGGAGAATCCAATCGTCCCGATCCTCTACGGTGACGGCATCGGGGTCGACGTGGCCCCCGCCGCGAAGCAGGTCCTCCAGGCCGCTGCGGAGGCGACGGGTCGGCACGTCGAGTGGATGCGGGTCTATGCCGGTGAGACCGCCCGCGAGATGTACGACGAGAACCTCCCCGCGGAGACCGTCGAGGCGATCCGGGAGTTCCGGGTCGCGCTGAAGGGGCCGCTCACGACGCCGGTCGGCGCTGGCTTCCGCAGTTTGAACGTCGCGCTCCGCCAGAAACTGGACCTCTTTGCGAACGTCCGTCCGACCTACTACCTCGACGGGGTTCCCTCCCCGGTGAAAGCCCCCGAGCAGATGGACATGGTGACCTTCCGGGAGAACACCGAGGACGTCTATGCCGGCATCGAATGGGAGGCCGGCACCCCCGAGGTCGAGCAGGTCCGGACCTTCCTCGAAGAGGAGATGGACGCCGAGGGCATCCACGATGGGCCGGTCGGGATCGGCATCAAGCCCATCACCGAGTTCGGGACCAAGCGACTGGTTCGGGAGGCGATCGACTACGCCCTGGCAAACGACCGGGACTCGGTCACGCTGGTCCACAAGGGCAACATCATGAAGTACACCGAGGGGCAGTTCCGCGACTGGGGCTATGAGGTCGCCGAGGAGGAGTACGGCGAGGACGTCATCACCGAGGACACGCTCTGGGAGGAGCGGGACGGCGAACAGCCCGAGGATGCCCTCGTGGTCAACGACCGCATCGCGGACAACATGCTCCAGCAACTGCTCACCCGAACCGAGGAGTACGACGTGCTCGCGATGCCCAACCTGAACGGCGATTACCTCTCCGATGCCGCCGGGGCCCAGATCGGCGGGCTGGGCATCGCCCCGGGCGCGAACTTCGGTCAGGGGCGGGTCCTCGCGGAACCGGTCCACGGCTCCGCGCCCAAGTACGCCGGCCAGGACAAGGTCAACCCGGCCGCGATGATCCTCTCGGGACGGCTCCTCTTCGAGTACCTCGGCTGGGAGGACGCGGCATCCCTGATCGGCGAGGCCGTCGAGCAAACCATCGCCTCGAAGTACGTCACCTACGACCTCCACCGCCAGATCGAGGGCGGCGAGAAGGCAAGCACCAGCGAGTTCGCCCAGCGGGTCGCGGCGACGATCGACGAGTTGGCCTGA
- a CDS encoding isoaspartyl peptidase/L-asparaginase yields MQVLAHGGAGTTPEEPAARQATLDAAVQRGAEAPTPLDAVETTLRRLEADPRFNAGVGSAVQSDGVIRTDAGLMTGEGQIGAAAAMAGVEHAASVARVVLAETPHVMLAGGRASALAAEFGIETEADLWTERSRQRWADASPPEGGPRAQLDWVREQFGGHDTIGAVATDGEAIAVGTSTGGRWFALAGRVGDVPQVGSGFYASERAAASATGAGEDIARVTLSRLAVDLVESGANPATAAERALAAFEEQTGSTAGLIVLDPSGDRGTAFNSAAMQTAWGTD; encoded by the coding sequence ATGCAAGTCCTCGCACACGGGGGCGCGGGAACCACCCCGGAGGAACCAGCGGCGCGCCAGGCGACCCTCGATGCGGCCGTCCAGCGCGGTGCTGAAGCCCCGACCCCACTCGACGCGGTAGAAACAACGCTCCGGCGACTGGAGGCCGATCCCCGGTTCAATGCCGGCGTGGGAAGCGCCGTTCAGAGCGACGGGGTGATCAGGACCGACGCCGGTCTCATGACCGGCGAGGGGCAGATCGGCGCGGCCGCCGCGATGGCGGGAGTCGAGCACGCCGCGAGCGTCGCGCGAGTGGTTCTCGCGGAGACACCACACGTCATGCTCGCCGGCGGCCGGGCCAGCGCCCTGGCCGCCGAGTTCGGCATCGAAACCGAGGCCGACCTCTGGACCGAGCGCTCGCGTCAGCGGTGGGCCGACGCCTCGCCACCCGAGGGCGGTCCGCGTGCCCAACTGGACTGGGTGCGCGAGCAGTTCGGCGGCCACGACACGATCGGGGCAGTTGCCACCGACGGCGAGGCCATCGCGGTCGGGACCTCGACCGGCGGCCGCTGGTTCGCGCTTGCGGGGCGGGTTGGTGACGTGCCCCAGGTCGGCAGCGGCTTCTACGCGAGCGAACGGGCCGCCGCGAGCGCCACTGGGGCCGGCGAGGACATCGCTCGGGTCACGCTCTCCCGGCTGGCCGTCGACCTGGTCGAGTCCGGTGCCAACCCGGCCACAGCAGCCGAGCGCGCACTCGCAGCGTTCGAGGAGCAGACGGGCTCGACCGCCGGACTGATCGTGCTCGACCCCTCGGGCGACCGGGGGACGGCGTTCAATTCGGCCGCGATGCAGACCGCCTGGGGAACCGACTGA
- the map gene encoding type II methionyl aminopeptidase — MEDVDLSAERFEKYREAGRILRETLDAAAEKVEPGASHLDVAEFAEAQIEAAGAEPAFPANISIDEEASHASPGRDDESEFHEGELVCLDVGVHVDGWIADAAISVDLGDHTDLIEAAEEALDAAIEVAGPGVHTGEIGAEIQDVIEAYGYNPVVNLSGHGLAEYDAHTNPTIPNRGVDTGVELEVGDVIAIEPFATDGGGTVSEGQKTEIYSLRQERSVRNRRARELLEEIVERYDRLPFAARWFEGARTDMTLNRLTQQNVLESYPVLKGPDGTKISQAEHTMIVTEDGVELTTD; from the coding sequence ATGGAAGACGTGGACCTCTCCGCCGAGCGCTTCGAGAAGTATCGAGAGGCCGGACGGATCCTCCGGGAGACCCTCGATGCCGCCGCCGAGAAAGTCGAGCCCGGTGCCAGCCACCTGGACGTCGCCGAGTTCGCCGAGGCACAGATCGAGGCCGCCGGGGCCGAGCCGGCCTTCCCGGCGAACATCAGCATCGACGAGGAGGCCTCACACGCCTCCCCGGGTCGGGACGACGAATCGGAGTTCCACGAGGGCGAACTGGTCTGCCTGGACGTGGGTGTGCACGTCGACGGCTGGATCGCCGACGCGGCGATCAGCGTCGACCTGGGCGATCACACGGACCTCATCGAGGCGGCCGAGGAGGCACTCGACGCGGCGATCGAGGTCGCCGGGCCGGGCGTGCACACCGGCGAGATCGGGGCCGAGATCCAGGACGTCATCGAGGCGTATGGCTACAACCCGGTCGTGAACCTGAGCGGCCACGGGCTCGCGGAGTACGACGCCCACACGAACCCGACCATTCCCAACCGGGGGGTCGACACCGGCGTCGAACTCGAAGTCGGGGACGTGATCGCGATCGAGCCCTTCGCCACCGACGGCGGCGGGACCGTCTCGGAGGGCCAGAAGACCGAGATCTACTCGCTGCGACAGGAGCGCTCGGTGCGGAACCGACGGGCCCGCGAACTCTTGGAGGAGATCGTCGAGCGCTACGACCGGTTGCCCTTCGCGGCCCGGTGGTTCGAGGGGGCCCGGACCGACATGACGCTGAACCGGCTGACCCAGCAGAACGTCCTTGAGAGCTATCCGGTGCTGAAGGGCCCGGACGGCACGAAGATCAGCCAGGCCGAGCACACGATGATCGTCACCGAGGACGGCGTCGAGCTCACCACCGACTGA
- a CDS encoding HIT family protein, producing MDTIFSPWRIDWVERNPAEDEIEGCPFCVLPERDTDRDSRILARNDQAFVILNNYPYNPGHAMVVPYEHTGEYRDLDEDTLLGHSRLLQQTLEALDRALSPSGFNTGYNLGDGAAGGSINDHVHAHVVPRWRGDTNFMPVIADTKMIVEAVDDTYERVHEAFGTLPDATVPGPDQAVEL from the coding sequence ATGGACACGATCTTCTCGCCCTGGCGGATCGACTGGGTCGAGCGGAACCCGGCCGAAGACGAGATCGAGGGCTGTCCGTTCTGTGTGTTGCCCGAACGGGACACCGACCGGGACAGCCGCATTCTCGCCCGCAACGACCAGGCCTTCGTCATTTTGAACAACTATCCCTACAACCCCGGCCACGCGATGGTGGTCCCCTACGAGCACACCGGCGAATATCGGGATCTGGACGAGGACACCCTGCTGGGACACAGTCGCCTCCTCCAGCAGACCCTCGAAGCGCTGGATCGGGCCCTCTCACCCAGCGGCTTCAACACGGGATACAACCTCGGGGACGGGGCCGCTGGCGGGTCGATCAACGACCACGTCCACGCCCACGTCGTGCCCCGATGGCGGGGGGATACCAACTTCATGCCGGTCATCGCTGACACGAAGATGATCGTCGAGGCCGTCGATGACACCTACGAGCGCGTCCACGAGGCCTTCGGAACGCTTCCGGACGCGACAGTTCCCGGGCCCGATCAGGCCGTCGAACTCTGA